The Pseudomonadota bacterium genome contains a region encoding:
- a CDS encoding carboxypeptidase regulatory-like domain-containing protein translates to MRRLLGLLVLLAFMVVTPTEGGASHPIGCVVNGFVTTGAGASVADATVCVTTATDAATVKTGPDGGFSVTVGAGDGTVSARKTGFQETRLEVAPRDGQTLRLHLVLRAEVGGRS, encoded by the coding sequence ATGCGTCGTCTCCTTGGGCTACTCGTGCTACTCGCCTTCATGGTCGTGACGCCGACCGAGGGAGGCGCGTCACACCCCATCGGGTGCGTGGTGAATGGCTTCGTAACCACCGGAGCGGGCGCTTCAGTGGCTGACGCCACGGTCTGCGTGACCACCGCCACCGACGCAGCGACCGTGAAGACAGGTCCGGATGGAGGATTCTCGGTGACCGTGGGGGCTGGAGACGGAACCGTGTCTGCCCGCAAGACAGGCTTTCAGGAGACGCGGCTCGAGGTCGCTCCCCGTGACGGTCAGACGCTGCGACTTCACCTGGTCCTGCGCGCCGAGGTGGGTGGGCGCTCTTGA